The Calypte anna isolate BGI_N300 chromosome 1, bCalAnn1_v1.p, whole genome shotgun sequence region AATTTACATTTCATGCTTCTAAGTGCTTGTGCTCACAACAGTCAGCTGAAAGGTTCCAGTTACCTAGTGTGCAAAGTGAAAAACTAATATTCAGCATACCTAAATCTGGTGTTATTCCAGAGGAACTCTGCTATTCCAGAGGAACAGAGCCAGGGTACTACAATCCTGAACAAGCTAGTCAAAATAATCAAAAGGCTTTTACCCCTATTCTGATCTACTCAAAAAAGGACACCAGAAGTCACGTTCCATTATGTTGACTGCTGATGACCCTGGCCTGGAATGATGATCCAAGGTAATCTAACTTTCCTGGAGATGGGAAAGATAACTATTGAATGCTGTACTCCTAGCATTTTCTAGGAACACCCAGAGATATTAAAACTAAAGGAATATTGGAATGTTAATGGCATTAGAGTTACATTTCAATTGCCCTTATACAAAGGAATTCTGTAAACATTATCAaagtgctattaaaaaaaactaacacAGGTCCTTTGACAGATGTAAATTAGGTACTGAACCTATTCACTGATGAAAGACACACTTCAGTTTATAGATCAGTCAGGGAAAAGAAGTATCAGTATTCTTTAATTTCCAGTCTCTCTTGGGCATTTAACTAATCCTTCTTTTTAAGCAAAGTAATGGTCAATCTTACTATTTCAACACTAACATCCGAATCATAGGGGGCAACAGGGGAGGAAAGCACCAGCACATCATGAAGTGTAACTGACTCACTCCAACATCAGTGCCACATTTTCAAAGAGGCATTTTTCCATTCAAACACCTTTGTAACAGTAACTCTGGCCAGCTGGAATGCAGAGGAAGTCTGTTTAAATTTCCCTTTCACGCTTTTCAGAGAAGCCTGACAGCAGTATGATACAGTGCTTTATAAATTATCAGAAGCACActtaagattttaaattaactcAGTTCCTACTAACATTCTGGAAGCTTTCTGGAAATATTCAGCTTCACTAAGGGATTAGACTTTACTGCTAATTAGATCTAGGTTTTTCTTACATTGACATCTTTGTGGTACAAGTCAGGGACACACTTGTCATACAAACCCAGGAAAGCTGTTAAATGACTAAAGACTTGGTTGACAGGGAAGAAAGGCTTCTGCTCATACTAAAGTCCACTGGGTAATCCTCTTCATAGGCACTGACTCCAGCAAGACAGTTTGGTAAGAGGAGAAGTGAAAGCAGTTAAGCAGCATTCcacacaggagcagcaggaatcTCTGCTGAGATACTAAACACCTGACTGCTGCTGTGGTTTGGGGAGTAAATGATTATACCTAGctcagaagataaaaagaatGTTGAGTGGCATTGGAATTTGCATACTGGCTGCTCAGTATTTGTTTGGGGGTGGCAGATAGATTATTACATGCTTTCTTTGCTAAGACAGTAAATCAAAAATTGTACTTTCTCCTCAAAGCAGAAGTAGTTCACTAATGTATGCAAGAACTTTAGGAGAAACAAAACTGGTCCcatttacaaaaacaaaacaaaacaactggaGTTAATTAAAGGTTCAGAGAACTTGGTTACACAACAGCTCACTTTGACCTTATCAACAGTTtgtcctttggaaaaaaaaaaaaggacaaactgTCCTTGCTTACCTATCATGCCCTCAGCTTCTCACTACTCCCATGTAACAGCTGGAGAAGCACCTTGCTTCTcatgaaaaatttcagtttcCTAACTTGTATGTATTGCCTTTAGctgcaggaaaggcaaaaacaaaacaaaacctcaggtTCCGGGCAGCTAAAAAATTCTATTAACCTTATTTTGCAAGAACTTTTCCAATGAGAAAAAGTCTTTTACAGATGAAAATGTCACTTTTGtatattttaaggaaaaccACCAGtctaaactgaaaattaaatgctttgttAAAGATGCAAACATTTCATACTTAGTCCAAAACAGTCTTTTCATTTATAATTAAATCTTTTAGAAGTCTCATAAACCTAAAATGTTGAaagagaggcaggaaaagaaagaataccAATATTCCATTATCCAAGGCAAACAGTGCAAAGATTAATTGACTTaaggctatttaaaaaaaaaaaaaagacaacttctCAATAAGAAGTCAGTTGgcaactgatttctttttctcaaacaAATTAACTAAACAGACATAGTCTCAGAGTCAAGGTCTCCATTTGTTACAGACTTGATGCATTACTCTTAATTTTGCAAAACCAAATACCtgattttacataaaaattatCATAACAAATTCCAGACCTCTGTCCAGTTCTTCTGCCAGACTGAACATCACTTCATCATGAGCACCTTGTGCTACAGATACCATTGCTTACAAAAACAAGCAATTGCACACACTGGATTTAACACAAGGGGCTTCTAACAACAAGCTGAAAGGCACACATTTGAGAGAGAAGTTGGAAAATACATACACAGTGATCTTAATACAGTTCTACTATACTTGCTAGAACTTCATGAAGCACCTGCTGTTCCTGTTAGGACAGGCAGACTGAAACACATTTCTTCACAGCATCCCTacaggcaggagagagaaaaaaaaaaagtcagctcAGTTACACTGAGCTGGAGAGACTCATTCCATGCTGCTATCACACACTGACTCGGAGGACTTAAAAGATCAGCTGACCACATGCTACTTGTGCTTACATGGTTTGCGTGCCTACCTGAATGTGTTAGAGGCAAACACGTCTGCTCACTCTCTAACTGCAGTGGAGATGACACCTGTAGGCCTGCATTCCAAAGGCAAGCCTTAAGTTTAGTGTGTGGTCAGCAACTTAGATATTTTTGCAGGAAGGCCCTCTCTTTTTGCTATGTTTGTGTTCTAGAGAAGACGTTtagtttcattttcagatttaaCTACATGTATTTCCTCCCTCTAAAACACCACCACGGAACAACTTCTAAAGCCATACATTAAAATGCTtatataaaagaattttttgtaTAATTAAATCTGGAGATGGCAAAAGATAAAGCAGTAGGGAAGCTTACCTTGCAAATGGTATGAAGGAAATGCTGTACCTAAAAAGCAACAATTAACAGTTACATTTCATGTCAGATTATATTAGAGCAGCAAGCAAGGGGAATAACCCCTCCATTGTCACTATAGGTAACTGCAAGATACACAACCAAAATGAAGTTTTGAGTTTGTGAGCAACAGGAATGAGCTTCCTTCCAAGTCACCTTAGCCAAGTTAGGCTGTGCAACACCACAGCAAAATCAGGGGGCATGCTGTAGAAGCATTTTAGACACAGTTTTCCTGCACCCGATGTTCTTCATGCTCCAGTGCCCATTGAAGGCTGGCTGGATGTTCCTATAAGTTTCTGTGCTCCTTCTGGGACATTACACAGAGCACACGTTAACTTAAAGAACACTAACACTTAACTTGATTGCAGATCTGGGTCTTTTAACAAGGCAAATTCAGGAGAGTGACAAAGAGAAATAACAGAGAGTAAAcaaaaaatggatttaaaaggggaagaaaacaagcaGTTTTACTTCAAGTTCacaaaaattaaacacattCAAAAGAACCTCTCCAGAAATGGAGCCCTGAGCTCCATCTCCAAAGCATTTCAACTAGTGTGAGAGACCAAGAAGAGGTAACAAGTCAGCTCCTCCTTGATTCATTGTCTCATATCTAGGTGAATGGtgaggtacaaaaaaaaaaaaaaaaaaatctcctttcctCATGCAATGTCAAAATCCACACAGTTCAGCTCCTGATGTCAGAATGCAATAGAAAAAGGAGTGTGAGGGGAAGAAATCACTTACCATGCCAAGGCAAAAAACTGTAAGATGCAGAAAAGGAGCGCGAGTCCTGCCTTGCGCCactggaggaagagagaaggggcCAGAGGGGAACATAACACACAATAAGACAACAGTGTAAGCatcttattttgaaaacatactccagttatatatatatataggtagAAGATGTGTACTCACCCAGAAAGCGGAACACAGTGTTAGTATGAGACACaactagaagaaaacaaacaattcCTATTGAATTAAGAAAACACTCCACTTTTGTGAGATACTGCAACACCATATTGGGTTCCTTCACAGAGGCATAAACAGATTACATAATTTCATAGTTTTATCCAATCCTGAGTAAAAGTTCTTATATAACAAGTTCTTGCTATTGCATTTCTGAAGAGAATATAAGTAACAAGAAAATATCAGCCTGAGAtctccagaaaataattttttagcaGTAAAAGAACAAGAGGAAGAGGCTCCTATAGCTCTTTTGCAACATCAGCAGGTTCCTACTTCATCCTCACACTTCTTGGTGTCATAGGTATACACCACCTTTCATCTTTTTATCTAAGTTTTTTCAATTGCTACTCTAGTCTTTCTGCTTCCCTACGTGTCACATTTCCTATTGATTCTCAAGGTTACCAAGTTGGAGGTTGAAGTTATGTCATTACTTAATTCTTGCCAATTGAAACTACAATATACCTTCATAAACTTCAGGCTATTGCTTAGTAGCTCTCCTATTACACTAAAGTCCAGCACAGCCATTCAACACAGCACTTTCTTCAGACTTGCACCATGTCTTTACTACAGTTAAAATCTTATGGGATAGTGTGCTATTTTGGATTGCTTTCTTCTCTAACCCTCAGTTTTAACAGAAGCTTCTTTTTAGttcaagttttcattttcaatttAAGACACAACAGCCCATTTAGCTGTGACAGATGCTGATACTTGACCTGGCTTCATCAACATCTAAGAGCTTTTTGAATATACATGTACCATTGTGATACTAGAGATGATAATGTGCATTTTCctgtttgatttaaaaaaaaaaaaaaggtatttagtACTGCATATTTAAGTCAGCAACATATACAAGCCAAAGAAATCACACGCTTCACCTCAACCATGATTATTAACATTAACTGCAGTTTTTCTATTAGTTTTGAGGTGGTGATTTGTATATTGCTATGAATACTATAGCATACATCTAACAACTGTCTGTTTTCCAGTGAACAACATTCCAGGCATTCTCCTGACTCTAGGCATCCTAAATACATATAAAACAACCACAACAGAGTAGGCTTCttgactgctgctgctctgtgagcACACAGGGTCAATTTCTCAAGCTCCATCTGTTGCCTGCAGCCCTTCTGATGCtttaagagaaaacagaaagtgCAGTTACCAAGCAAATGCTCTGAAGATACTCATACTGAAAATGGGAGGACAGTTTCATGCAAGTTGAGCCACCTTCCAGATCTTAGACTCTCCAAGAGATCCCAAGAAAGTTGAAGAGACAAAAAAGGACAGGCACTTTGAAACAAGTCAGTCAGCAACTTAATAGCAGTTTTCACACTTCTCCCCCTAGCAGAGGGTTGGCCACAATTCCCATCTTCTGAAGATAAAACTAATTCCAAGTTtcaaaaactaaaccaaactaGTCAACTGGAAtgattttttgtatttttaatgcaagatGATGAAGGCATAACTATTCTCCAGTTGCCTTGTCAAGAAATAAACTaccagatggaaaaaaaaaaattatgcaacTTACATAGTGCAACTATGTAAAAAACTAGTTTCTCACCTTTCATCTTTTAAGGAACAACAAAGCATGATGTTGAAGCTTGAAGCACCCTAAAaagcacatgcacacacaccagCCACAGACCTGAAATCATCATTTAGCAAAACAACCTGGCTTCAGCTCAGTCTGCTGTAATAGGAAGGGGGTTTGCTGGTGCTATGCATCTTTGCACCACAGCACACATGAAGGACGTTtcatgttttaagaaaaaaaccaacacaccaAGAAACCACCACCAAACACATCCTAAACACATCCTGAGAGGTAGTTATAtcaatttatatgaaaaaaaaaggaaaaggaaattgttCCTAAGTTAGCATGACTTAGAGCTGATTTATTTGATACTTACTAGCATAACAGTAGTAGCAATCAAACGTGTAGGCTCAAACATCCTTTTCAATTGTTTCATTGGTCCCATAAGAAAGAGAGTACTGTGAAAAATGATACAAGATTTACATAGAGGTAGAAAGGCATAAGTGAAACTAGGCAAGATTCCTCATTAAGGGAGTTTAGTGTGCTGACTGCAGTGATATACTGCATCTCTACATCATGTTGTTACCATAGATATACAAGACAAAATCCAgtcctgcttttctttgtgcAAAGTATTGATTCAATAACTTTATGCACACTTGTTCAGTTACAATTAACATAAACATAGAACTATAAAGCTAGAAGCATAGGTCAGCTTCAATTAGAGCATTCTTGACAGATGCTTTTTTAACCTGCTTTTCAAAAACACCAGCCACAGAGGCTCTGCACAGATTGCCAGGTAATCCCACTCAATTCCTCTACATAAAGGACTCTTTTCAGGCCTGGATCTATTCTCTGATCCCTTACCAGATATGCAGCTCTCACCCCAGTGATTGATGCTGCACTAATTATACAAGGTAGAAGTTCTATTAAAGGTGGTATTTCTGCCTTATAAACTACATTATTCTGCCTCATTATAATCTTTCCAATTCCATTCCTTGTGCTTTCTAATGTTAAGCTTCCTCAATCACAGAAAGTTGTGCTTGCCACAAAGTCAGTGGGATGATGCTTCAGAAACCTCAGTGGACAAGAAGGCTTATCAAACCCTGACTACCCTGACAGATCTGCCCTAAATATATTCACATAGAAAATTACCAAAGGTAAAATGGCAAATAACTATTTTTATCTTGAGGGAGGTGAAAgctaacaaaataaataaaacctcaaTACTCAAAGCATGACTTTGATTCTTCTTTACTGATGGGTAACTTTTACCTTGAATAAATTGCTAAGCAcaataaacaaatattttctttaccaTTTCAGGGCACTACAgggaaatgcttttcttcaaaattcAGCAAATCTATATAAGCAAATCTCCCACAAAAGCAACAGTTTTTATCACTTACAGACCTTCACCTAtcattctggtttatttttttaatcttcatttgGGAATATATAAAGATTGTTACCTCCCAATAGATGCAATATTCCCCAGGGTGTAAAATGCTGCAAAGAGCATCAGCCCTTTCTTCGGTATCCATAGGAAACAACTACCCTAAAAAGGAACATTTacagaggggaggggagaaattagtattgtttttaaattggaaaaagaaacatatcCAAGAAATGTCACATTACAAAAGAAATCTTTGTAAAACTTAAACCCAAGCTGcagaatcacacacacaaagtaAATTGCGTTTGTTGGTATTCTTGTTAAGAGTGAGTGTACTGCACTAACTGAAACTGAGTCATGTGTCTTCCcaaagacagcagaaaaaaaaaatgataaaaaaaaccaaagctaGCATACAATTGCATCCAGCTAGGCTGAAATTACTTGGGCTCCTGAAAATCAAGTATCAAGGAGATCTGGCAAAAAGCCCTTACCAAGAGGGAGAACAGGCATCCTAATGCAAAACAAGCAACGAAGCCTTTAACTCTGGTGCCCCAGCCCAACGTAGTTGCATCAATAACCTAGACGTGAGGAGAAAAGTAAGAGTATGTGTTACTATTCATAGACCTTACCACACACCAAGCCTGTACGTTTCCTCTAGAATGCTAAACTTGTGTCCTAGCACAAACGGAGCCTAAGTTTTGATGCACTCTCTTCTGGGAAGTGAGCAGGGAAGTTCCTGTTCCTCCGATGGATTTTCGGGCTCGCTGCAACCCGGCTTCCCGTGCCGGCCCAGCCCGGGTTCACTCGGGAGACCGAGTCACCCTTTCTCCCACACAAGAGAATCCAGGGCCCCCTTCCCAGGCAGCGGCACCCCCGGTTCGCGGGGTCAAACACGGGGACTGGAAGTGCGAGCCGAGGGTCTCGAAACCAGCACCAGACGAACCGCCGTCCCCGGCAGCCCCCCCGACAGACTCCGACCGGGGGGGAGCCGGAGTCCAACCCAGGGGCTGAGTGAGGGGCACGGCCAATCCTCCCCGAGAGGCCGCCGCGGCTCTGAGGGGCGGCCCGGGGCCTCCCGGTGCTGCGCTTCCGCCAACCATCGCCCGGTCCCGGCACGCAGCCCACCCGGAGGGGAAGGCAGGGTCGGGGGAAGCGGAGCCTTACTTCGGTCAAGCCGCCGGGCTCCTCCGCGTCGCGGCCGCTCAGCACCCGCTTGAGTTTGTCCATACCGCCCACCTCGGCCCGAGCCACAGCGCCTCTGTCCCGCACACGGCCTGGCCGGGCCGGACTGGACTGGACCgccccaccctgccctgccctttccttcctctcctccgGGACTATCCGCCCCGGCATGCACCGCGCCAACGCCGGCTACCTGCACTCTCCAGGTAGATGAAGGCCGGCGGCGACGGCGCGGAGGCTGCCGGGAGATGTAGTTCAAGCAGACTGTTTAGGGAGGTGGAAGGTGGAACCGCGTCCGGCGATGAGGGTGAAAGACCGAACACCGGCCCTGAGGCTTTACGAGAggcgaggggggggggggggtaatCGGTGAGTCCTCCTGGGGCCGCCGGGTTCCTAAGGGCGGGGGGAGGGCTGGAGGCACCGCGAGAAGCACGGTGCCGGCGGACCCCGCGCTGGGATCCACAGCCCACCGGGGCACCACCGGGGCACCACCGGGGCACCACCGGGGCACCACCGGGGCACCACCGGGGCACCACCGGCGCCTGAGGCTGCCTCGCTGCCAGGGAGGGGCGGGCGAGCGAGCGAGAGGAGAAAGGTGCTGGGAATGTTGTAGCTGTGCCTGTGCCCCCTCCCGAACAGCTCTACCGGGGCGGGTACATGATCTTCACTACTGCAAACCTTCCCAACTGGTTTCATGAAACGCAGCGTAGCGCCTACTCCCGCGTTCATGTGGCAGAGATTATCTTCACTGAAATTTACAGGTTTGGGGTTTAAGAGACAGTAAACACTTCCGCTTTCCCTAAAAGTCAGGCATTTTATACTTTTACATATTCCCTAAGAGTCAGGTATTTCTTACTTTCTTACATTTGACATCAAAACTGAGTGTTTCCCAGGCTTCAGAAGAGTCCATACACTCTGCCAGTTTTccttctcccacctcctcccacccctTTCGAATCTACCCCTTAGCAATAGTGAAGCTCATAAAAACAGTAATACAAATTTCATTTTGCTCCCACTACTGTGGGGCTCTTCCTCTGTTCTGAAAAAGgtctcattttattttcctaactAGCCAGAGTGGTGTGACGGCACACAGAGGCACACAAGTGCAACATCTTACTATGCGTGCAAAATTCAGCATCACCAATAGTTAATTCAGTTTATTTTGATCAGATAAAAACAGAACTATAAAATGTTTGGTACATTTTATTTAGCAACATACAAGAATATAAACTGCCACATGTTAAACTTGCCACAAAGCAGCTGGAGAATCACCTCGCTCCCTCCCCCTAAAATTATTGTATCCAAAGTGCtccttttctgtggaaaaattgCATCAGAGAGCTTGTGGTAGGACAGTTTATACTGCTGCTTCTTGATAAGCTGTGTTGTTTAAGAGTCACAAAGTGCTCCAAGTTTTACTGTGTAGCAACTCTAACTTCCTTGACAAGTTCTTGTGATTTCCCCAATATTTGTGTTCCACTTAAATGTGCAGCACTCAAAATAGATGGATTATCACGTATCTATATAATCAGGATTCGAGTCCATTCAGAACAATTGTTTCAACAGGTCACAAATTGCTATACATGATGGACAAGTCTAAACACATGTAAAGCTAAACATGCAGAGCACCCTTCTCAGTGCTGTGTGTTGATTCTGTGGGTGTCCCCCACACACCATACTTCAGCTCAGTGGAACTCAACATTAGCAGTACTGACCAAAACTAAATCACAATTTTTGTTAATAAATGCAGATAAAAGTTTCTTTCATGCCAGCACTACATCAGCTCTCCCCTCAGTCACTACCAGCTTTAAAGTGTGTTCTTGTAAGCCTTTAAGGCATGACTAAGAGAGGTGTGATGATTTCCCTCTACCAGAAAAGTATCTCTTCACTCCCATTTATTGTTCTCCTCCTTGTCACTCTCTCCTCATACCCCTCCATCACTGGAGTGAACCTGAATAATCTTCTATTACCAAATGAATTTTGAAAACTTCCATGCTGCTTTCCATTTGCAGCCAAACCATTACTCATCCTGACACTAAAATCTTTAGAATCAAGtgcaggaagataaaaaaagccaacagaatTTAGGACTCCAATGGGAAATCATGGAGGACCTCAACTCTACTTCATACTGGCTGTAAATTCCCCCACCCAGATCATGTCcaactgataatttttttcagagactttaatttcatttctcttcacTAATTTTATCCTTTGGATCATAAGATTTTTTGTAGTAATTCTTTCCAAAGGATTCCAAAGATAAGGCTGAAGGtgtattcaggaaaa contains the following coding sequences:
- the SFT2D2 gene encoding vesicle transport protein SFT2B, with product MDKLKRVLSGRDAEEPGGLTEVIDATTLGWGTRVKGFVACFALGCLFSLLGSCFLWIPKKGLMLFAAFYTLGNIASIGSTLFLMGPMKQLKRMFEPTRLIATTVMLLCLILTLCSAFWWRKAGLALLFCILQFFALAWYSISFIPFARDAVKKCVSVCLS